The following coding sequences lie in one Streptomyces sp. NBC_00510 genomic window:
- a CDS encoding UDP-N-acetylmuramoyl-L-alanyl-D-glutamate--2,6-diaminopimelate ligase yields MSHADQSPRPEPTQPGAPRPTRVRPVPTAELAARLGAQPPAPSAAPVTGITHDSRAVRPGDLYAALPGARFHGADFAPQAAELGAAAILTDPAGAERAAATGLPVLTVEDPRSRMGELAAEIYGRPGEDLLQIGITGTSGKTTTAYLIEGGLRAVHGGRTGLIGTVESRIGDERIKSERTTPEATDLQALFAVMRERGIESLVMEVSSHALVLGRVDGAVFDVAVFNNLSPEHMEFHSGMEDYFQAKAQLFTPRRSKAGVVNIDDEYGRRLVRESQVPVTTFSADGHPDADWRAEHVVTGPLRSTFTVVGPGGVRIEAASPLPGPFNVANALAAIAALAVAGIDPQTAAQGVAAVPGVPGRLERVDAGQPYLAVVDYAHKTDAVESVLRALRKVTKGNLHIVLGCGGDRDETKRGPMGAAAARLADTAVLTSDNPRSEDPLAILTAMLAGAAGVPAHERGHVVVEPDRAAAIATAVALARPDDTVLVAGKGHEQGQDIAGVVRPFDDREVLRAAIERAAGTPAQEKDQDQL; encoded by the coding sequence GTGTCACACGCTGATCAGTCCCCCCGCCCCGAACCGACGCAGCCGGGCGCACCCCGCCCCACCCGGGTCCGGCCCGTACCGACCGCGGAACTGGCCGCGCGGCTGGGCGCGCAACCGCCCGCGCCGAGCGCCGCCCCGGTCACCGGGATCACGCACGACTCGCGGGCCGTCCGCCCCGGCGACCTGTACGCCGCGCTGCCCGGTGCCCGCTTCCACGGTGCCGACTTCGCCCCGCAGGCGGCCGAACTGGGGGCCGCGGCGATCCTCACCGACCCGGCGGGCGCCGAGCGCGCGGCGGCGACCGGCCTGCCGGTGCTGACGGTCGAGGACCCCCGGTCGCGGATGGGGGAGCTGGCCGCCGAGATCTACGGCCGGCCAGGTGAGGACCTGCTGCAGATCGGGATCACCGGCACCTCCGGCAAGACCACCACCGCCTACCTCATCGAGGGCGGCCTGCGGGCGGTGCACGGGGGCAGGACGGGACTGATCGGCACGGTCGAGTCCCGGATCGGCGACGAGCGGATCAAGAGCGAGCGCACCACCCCCGAGGCCACGGACCTGCAGGCACTCTTCGCGGTGATGCGCGAGCGCGGGATCGAGTCCCTGGTCATGGAGGTCTCCAGCCACGCCCTGGTGCTGGGACGGGTGGACGGGGCGGTCTTCGACGTCGCCGTCTTCAACAACCTCAGCCCCGAGCACATGGAGTTCCACTCGGGCATGGAGGACTACTTCCAGGCCAAGGCGCAGTTGTTCACCCCGCGCCGCAGCAAGGCCGGCGTGGTCAACATCGACGACGAGTACGGCCGCCGCCTGGTCCGCGAGTCGCAGGTCCCGGTCACCACCTTCTCCGCCGACGGCCACCCGGACGCCGACTGGCGCGCCGAGCACGTCGTGACCGGGCCGCTGCGCTCCACCTTCACCGTCGTCGGCCCGGGCGGCGTGCGCATCGAGGCCGCCTCGCCCCTTCCCGGCCCCTTCAACGTCGCCAACGCCCTCGCCGCGATCGCGGCCCTGGCGGTGGCCGGGATCGACCCGCAGACGGCCGCCCAGGGCGTCGCCGCCGTCCCGGGCGTGCCGGGCCGGCTGGAGCGCGTCGACGCGGGCCAGCCGTACCTCGCGGTCGTCGACTACGCACACAAGACCGACGCCGTCGAATCGGTGCTGCGGGCCCTGCGCAAGGTCACCAAGGGCAACCTGCACATCGTCCTCGGCTGCGGCGGGGACCGCGACGAGACCAAACGCGGCCCGATGGGCGCCGCCGCGGCACGGCTGGCCGACACGGCCGTGCTGACCTCGGACAACCCCCGCTCCGAGGATCCGCTCGCGATCCTCACGGCGATGCTGGCCGGAGCGGCCGGGGTGCCCGCGCACGAGCGGGGCCATGTCGTCGTCGAACCCGACCGGGCGGCGGCCATCGCGACCGCCGTCGCCCTGGCCCGGCCGGACGACACCGTACTGGTGGCCGGCAAGGGCCATGAGCAGGGCCAGGACATCGCCGGAGTGGTACGCCCCTTCGACGACCGAGAAGTGCTGCGCGCGGCCATCGAACGGGCCGCCGGCACACCAGCGCAGGAGAAGGACCAGGACCAGCTGTGA
- a CDS encoding penicillin-binding protein 2, with product MPHGRTPGARRPAAGGRDARGARDRAGRGAVPPRRRPPRPVTPAGAPLLRLGRPRPRLRLVSFALTLVMLTFVIRLFQVQAVDAATYAAKAEVNRNVKVTLAAERGTITDRNGVDLATTVDAYDITADPMLFTPKYAKAKDAPARAAELLAPIVDGDQKKIAKQLANYPGSRNEIIARQQSPQVWNQIKDLQSALADRAEKGDGVNYLAGVFRLRHAKRVYPASDLAAGVIGWVNAAGAGGGGLESRLDKALAGKDGTVTYAQSGGRRVPTASVQERAAEPGTDVELTLDRDIQWAAQRAITQQVRASDADRGYVIVQDTRTGQVLAMANAPGFDPNDLTRADPTALGNAALQDAYEPGSVSKLMSMAAVLDEGVATPDTHVTVPGTLPRADRVFHDDVDHGTWHLTLNGVLAKSSNIGTILAAEQLGKNQKQANRVLYSYLRKFGIGRPTGVGFPGETPGILARPDQWNASQQYTIPFGQGLSLNALQATSVYSTIANGGVRVEPSLVRGTTGPDGRFVPSPQAPRTRVVSAKTAKTLTTMLESVVGDEQGTGTKARIAGYRVAGKTGTANRVDPETGTYSGYTASFMGFAPADDPRLTVSCVIQNPTRGSYFGGQICGPVFKRVMEFALKSLQAAPSGTKAPNLPVEWDPSKP from the coding sequence GTGCCGCACGGACGCACTCCCGGGGCCCGCAGGCCGGCGGCCGGCGGACGCGACGCCAGGGGCGCCCGGGACCGGGCCGGCCGCGGGGCCGTACCGCCGCGGCGCAGGCCCCCGCGCCCGGTCACGCCGGCCGGTGCGCCGCTGCTGCGGCTGGGCCGGCCGCGGCCGCGCCTGCGGCTGGTCAGCTTCGCGCTGACGCTGGTGATGCTCACCTTCGTGATCCGGCTCTTCCAGGTGCAGGCCGTGGACGCCGCGACCTACGCCGCCAAGGCCGAGGTCAACCGCAACGTCAAGGTGACCCTCGCCGCCGAGCGCGGGACGATCACCGACCGCAACGGGGTCGACCTGGCCACCACCGTCGACGCGTACGACATCACGGCCGACCCGATGCTCTTCACCCCCAAGTACGCGAAGGCCAAGGACGCCCCGGCGCGCGCCGCCGAACTGCTCGCGCCGATCGTCGACGGCGACCAGAAGAAGATCGCCAAGCAGCTCGCCAACTACCCGGGGTCCCGCAACGAGATCATCGCCCGGCAGCAGTCGCCGCAGGTCTGGAACCAGATCAAGGACCTGCAGAGCGCGCTCGCCGACCGGGCCGAGAAGGGCGACGGCGTCAACTACCTCGCCGGGGTGTTCCGGCTCCGGCACGCCAAGCGCGTCTACCCCGCGAGTGACCTCGCGGCGGGCGTGATCGGCTGGGTGAACGCCGCCGGCGCGGGCGGCGGCGGCCTGGAGAGCCGCCTCGACAAGGCACTGGCGGGCAAGGACGGCACCGTCACCTACGCCCAGTCCGGCGGCCGCCGGGTGCCCACGGCCAGCGTGCAGGAGCGCGCCGCCGAGCCCGGCACCGACGTGGAGCTGACCCTGGACCGGGACATCCAGTGGGCCGCCCAGCGGGCGATCACCCAGCAGGTGAGGGCGTCCGACGCCGACCGCGGCTACGTGATCGTCCAGGACACCCGCACCGGGCAGGTGCTGGCCATGGCCAACGCCCCCGGCTTTGACCCCAACGACCTGACCCGGGCCGACCCCACCGCCCTCGGCAACGCCGCGCTGCAGGACGCGTACGAGCCCGGCAGCGTCAGCAAGCTGATGTCCATGGCCGCGGTCCTCGACGAGGGCGTGGCCACCCCGGACACCCACGTCACGGTGCCCGGCACCCTGCCGCGCGCCGACCGCGTCTTCCACGACGACGTGGACCACGGCACCTGGCACCTGACCCTGAACGGCGTGCTCGCCAAGTCCAGCAACATCGGCACGATCCTGGCCGCCGAGCAACTCGGCAAGAACCAGAAGCAGGCCAACCGCGTCCTCTACTCGTACCTGAGGAAATTCGGCATCGGGCGGCCCACGGGGGTCGGTTTCCCCGGCGAGACGCCCGGCATCCTGGCGAGGCCGGACCAGTGGAACGCGTCCCAGCAGTACACCATCCCCTTCGGGCAGGGCCTGTCGCTGAACGCGCTGCAGGCCACCTCGGTCTACTCGACGATCGCCAACGGTGGTGTACGGGTCGAGCCCAGCCTGGTGCGCGGCACGACCGGCCCGGACGGCCGCTTCGTGCCGTCCCCGCAGGCGCCGAGGACCCGGGTGGTCAGCGCGAAGACCGCCAAGACGCTCACCACCATGCTGGAGTCCGTGGTCGGCGACGAGCAGGGCACCGGCACCAAGGCCCGCATCGCGGGGTACCGCGTCGCGGGCAAGACCGGCACGGCCAACCGGGTGGACCCGGAAACGGGCACCTACAGCGGCTACACGGCCTCGTTCATGGGATTCGCCCCCGCCGACGACCCGCGGCTGACCGTGTCCTGCGTGATCCAGAACCCGACCCGCGGCAGTTATTTCGGTGGTCAGATCTGCGGCCCGGTGTTCAAGCGGGTCATGGAGTTCGCCCTGAAGTCCCTGCAGGCGGCGCCCAGCGGAACCAAGGCCCCGAACCTGCCGGTCGAGTGGGACCCCTCGAAGCCGTGA
- a CDS encoding DUF58 domain-containing protein has translation MTERESGFRAALGGLTTRGRSFLAAGIAAAVCAYVLGQPDLLRVGLLLAVLPLVCVAVLHRTRYRVAGSRRLSPSRVPAMSEARVHLRVDNVSRLPTGLLMLQDRVPYVLGPRPRFILDRVEPGGHREVSYRVRSDLRGRYPLGPLQLRLTDPFGMCELTRSFSAYDTLTVVPRVEPLPPVKLKGDSSGYGESRTRALTLAGEDDVIPRGYRHGDDLRRVHWRSTAKYGELMVRREEQPHRARCTVLLDTRAVAYFGAGPDSAFEWVVSGAASVAMHMLERGYSVRLLTDTGSTVPGNDGFGGTDSSDAAGTLLDTLAVVDHSDGAGLSRALDVLRTGSEGLLVAFFGDLDEEQAAMAGRMRQRAGAAVAFVLDSAAWGALDEDGTGRPEAPRTGADGDAPEDGSARAVRMLHEAGWTVLPAAAGDGLPDLWQRADRYRSREEAGTR, from the coding sequence GTGACCGAGCGTGAAAGCGGCTTCCGGGCCGCCCTGGGCGGCCTCACCACGCGGGGCCGCTCGTTCCTCGCCGCGGGGATCGCGGCGGCCGTCTGCGCCTACGTCCTGGGGCAGCCGGACCTGCTGCGGGTCGGCCTGCTGCTGGCCGTGCTGCCACTGGTCTGCGTGGCCGTGCTCCACCGCACGCGCTACCGCGTCGCCGGCAGCCGCCGGCTGTCGCCCTCGCGCGTGCCGGCGATGTCCGAGGCGCGGGTGCACCTGCGGGTGGACAACGTGTCGCGGCTGCCCACCGGCCTGCTGATGCTCCAGGACCGGGTGCCGTACGTGCTGGGGCCCCGGCCCCGCTTCATCCTGGACCGGGTGGAGCCCGGCGGCCACCGCGAGGTGTCCTACCGGGTCCGTTCCGACCTGCGCGGGCGCTACCCGCTGGGGCCGCTGCAGCTGCGCCTGACCGACCCCTTCGGCATGTGCGAGCTGACCCGCTCCTTCAGCGCGTACGACACCCTGACCGTGGTGCCCCGCGTGGAGCCGCTGCCGCCGGTCAAGCTCAAGGGCGACTCCTCCGGCTACGGGGAGAGCCGCACCCGCGCGCTGACCCTGGCGGGCGAGGACGACGTGATCCCGCGCGGCTACCGCCACGGCGACGACCTGCGCCGGGTGCACTGGCGCTCGACCGCCAAGTACGGCGAGCTCATGGTGCGCCGCGAGGAGCAACCGCACCGCGCCCGGTGCACGGTGCTGCTGGACACCCGGGCCGTGGCGTACTTCGGCGCCGGGCCGGACTCGGCCTTCGAGTGGGTGGTGTCCGGGGCGGCCTCGGTGGCGATGCACATGCTGGAGCGCGGCTACTCCGTACGGCTGCTCACCGACACCGGCAGCACGGTGCCCGGGAACGACGGCTTCGGCGGCACCGACTCCTCCGACGCGGCCGGCACCCTGCTGGACACCCTGGCGGTGGTCGACCACTCGGACGGCGCCGGGCTCTCCCGTGCGCTGGACGTGCTGCGCACGGGCAGCGAGGGCCTGCTGGTGGCGTTCTTCGGGGACCTCGACGAGGAGCAGGCAGCGATGGCGGGGCGGATGAGGCAGCGGGCGGGGGCCGCCGTCGCCTTCGTCCTGGACAGCGCCGCCTGGGGGGCGCTGGACGAGGACGGGACGGGACGGCCCGAGGCGCCGCGGACGGGCGCGGACGGGGACGCGCCGGAGGACGGCTCGGCCCGGGCCGTGCGGATGCTGCACGAGGCGGGCTGGACGGTGCTCCCGGCCGCCGCCGGCGACGGGCTGCCCGACCTGTGGCAGCGCGCCGACCGGTACCGGTCGCGTGAGGAGGCGGGGACGCGATGA
- the rsmH gene encoding 16S rRNA (cytosine(1402)-N(4))-methyltransferase RsmH, with protein sequence MSTTPSEPRHVPVMLDRCLDMLAPAVEAPGAVVVDATLGLGGHSEALLRRFPEVRLVAVDRDPAALKLAGERLAPYGDRATLVHAVYDEIPEVLERLGVPKVQGVLFDLGVSSMQLDEADRGFAYAQDAPLDMRMNQTAGISAAEVLNTYPPGELVRVLRDYGEEKFARKIVEAVVRERAREPFTTSARLVELIREALPQAAKRTGGNPAKRTFQALRIEVNGELTVLERAIPAAVATLAVGGRIVVLSYHSLEDRLVKGVLAAGAAITAPPGLPVVPEQYQPRLKLLTRGAELPTEDEIAANRRAAPARLRGAQRIREALA encoded by the coding sequence ATGAGCACCACCCCGTCCGAGCCACGCCACGTCCCGGTCATGCTGGACCGCTGCCTGGACATGCTGGCGCCCGCCGTCGAAGCGCCGGGCGCCGTGGTCGTGGACGCCACCCTCGGCCTCGGCGGGCACAGCGAGGCACTGCTGCGGCGGTTCCCCGAGGTCCGGCTGGTCGCCGTCGACCGCGACCCCGCCGCGCTCAAGCTCGCCGGTGAGCGGCTCGCCCCGTACGGCGACCGGGCCACCCTCGTGCACGCCGTCTACGACGAGATCCCCGAGGTGCTGGAGCGGCTCGGCGTCCCCAAGGTGCAGGGCGTCCTGTTCGACCTGGGCGTCTCCTCCATGCAGCTGGACGAGGCCGACCGCGGCTTCGCCTACGCCCAGGACGCGCCGCTGGACATGCGCATGAACCAGACCGCGGGCATCAGTGCCGCCGAGGTCCTCAACACCTACCCGCCGGGCGAGCTGGTGCGGGTGCTGCGCGACTACGGCGAGGAGAAGTTCGCCCGCAAGATCGTGGAGGCGGTCGTCCGCGAGCGGGCACGCGAGCCCTTCACCACCAGCGCCCGGCTGGTCGAGCTGATCCGCGAGGCGCTGCCGCAGGCCGCCAAGCGGACCGGAGGCAACCCGGCCAAGCGCACCTTCCAGGCGCTGCGGATCGAGGTCAACGGGGAGCTGACGGTGCTGGAGCGCGCCATCCCCGCGGCCGTCGCCACGCTCGCCGTGGGCGGCCGGATCGTCGTGCTGTCCTACCACTCCCTGGAGGACCGCCTCGTCAAGGGCGTCCTCGCCGCCGGCGCGGCCATCACGGCGCCGCCCGGGCTGCCCGTGGTGCCGGAGCAGTACCAGCCGCGGCTCAAGCTGCTCACCCGCGGCGCCGAGCTGCCCACGGAGGACGAGATCGCCGCCAACCGCCGGGCCGCCCCGGCGCGGCTGCGCGGCGCCCAGCGGATCCGCGAGGCCCTGGCGTGA
- a CDS encoding carbonic anhydrase: MSINAHESAVPAGTGTASVTDRLVEANRRYAEQFRDPGMDARPVLQVAVVACMDARLDLHKALGLELGDCHTIRNAGGVVTDDTIRSLTISQRALGTRSVVLIHHTGCGLESLTEEFRTELEEEVGQRPTWAVESFRDVDQDVRQSMQRVRTSPFLTHTGDVRGFVFDVHTGLLREITNE, encoded by the coding sequence ATGTCGATAAACGCGCATGAGTCCGCGGTTCCCGCCGGCACCGGCACGGCGTCCGTCACCGACCGGCTGGTCGAGGCGAACCGGCGCTACGCGGAGCAGTTCCGCGACCCCGGCATGGACGCCCGCCCCGTTCTGCAGGTGGCCGTGGTCGCCTGCATGGACGCCCGCCTCGACCTGCACAAGGCGCTGGGCCTGGAGCTCGGCGACTGCCACACCATCCGCAACGCCGGCGGTGTGGTCACCGACGACACCATCCGCTCGCTGACCATCAGCCAGCGCGCCCTGGGCACCCGCTCGGTCGTGCTGATCCACCACACCGGCTGCGGCCTGGAGTCGCTGACCGAGGAGTTCCGCACGGAGCTGGAGGAGGAGGTGGGCCAGCGTCCGACCTGGGCGGTGGAGTCCTTCCGTGACGTCGACCAGGACGTGCGGCAGTCGATGCAGCGGGTCCGGACGTCCCCCTTCCTGACCCACACGGGCGATGTGCGGGGGTTTGTGTTCGACGTGCACACCGGCCTGCTGCGCGAAATCACAAACGAGTAA
- the mraZ gene encoding division/cell wall cluster transcriptional repressor MraZ, which produces MFLGTYAPRLDDKSRLVLPAKFREQFADGLVITKGQERCLYVWPVEGFRALTEELRSAPLTSRAARDYMRVLFAGAHDEVPDKQGRVTLPQPLRDYAGLRRDCAVIGANTRVEVWDAAAWEDYLAGQEDAFSALSQEVPPGLL; this is translated from the coding sequence ATGTTCCTCGGGACGTACGCGCCACGGCTGGACGACAAGAGCCGGCTGGTCCTCCCCGCGAAGTTCCGCGAACAGTTCGCGGACGGCCTGGTCATCACCAAGGGCCAGGAGCGCTGCCTGTACGTATGGCCGGTCGAGGGCTTCCGCGCCCTCACCGAGGAGCTGCGCAGCGCCCCCCTCACCTCCAGGGCGGCCCGCGACTACATGCGCGTGCTCTTCGCCGGCGCCCATGACGAGGTCCCCGACAAGCAGGGCCGCGTCACCCTCCCGCAGCCCCTGCGCGACTACGCCGGACTGCGCCGCGACTGCGCGGTGATCGGCGCCAACACCCGGGTCGAGGTGTGGGACGCGGCGGCCTGGGAGGACTATCTGGCGGGTCAGGAAGACGCCTTTTCGGCGTTGTCCCAGGAGGTGCCTCCCGGCTTACTGTGA
- a CDS encoding MoxR family ATPase yields MTTYDARASLSDLTATADRVRRSVENVIEGKPEVVRTALTVLLAEGHLLIEDVPGVGKTMLSKALARSIDCSVRRIQFTPDLLPSDITGVSVFDQQRRDFEFKPGAIFAQIVVGDEINRASPKTQSALLESMEERQVTIDGSTYPLPSPFMVIATQNPVEMEGTYPLPEAQRDRFMARVSIGYPSMEAELEMLDVHAGVSPLDDLQPVAHAHEIVKLVDAVRTVHVSPAVRHYAVSLVSATRDHPDLRLGASPRATLHLVRAARAAAALDGRDYVLPDDVQTLAGAVLAHRLLPTAQAQLNRRTPEQVVAEIVQRTPVPDPYGSR; encoded by the coding sequence GTGACGACCTATGACGCGCGAGCGAGCCTCAGCGATCTGACTGCCACGGCGGACCGCGTACGCCGGTCGGTGGAGAACGTGATCGAGGGCAAGCCCGAGGTCGTACGGACTGCGCTGACGGTGTTGCTCGCCGAGGGACATCTGCTCATCGAGGATGTCCCCGGCGTCGGCAAGACGATGCTTTCCAAGGCGCTGGCCCGGTCGATCGACTGCTCGGTCCGGCGCATCCAGTTCACGCCGGACCTGCTGCCGTCGGACATCACCGGGGTCAGCGTCTTCGACCAGCAGCGCCGCGACTTCGAGTTCAAGCCGGGCGCGATCTTCGCGCAGATCGTCGTCGGCGACGAGATCAACCGCGCGTCGCCCAAGACGCAGTCGGCGCTGCTGGAGTCGATGGAGGAGCGGCAGGTCACCATCGACGGCAGCACCTACCCGCTGCCGAGCCCCTTCATGGTCATCGCCACCCAGAACCCGGTGGAGATGGAGGGAACGTATCCCCTGCCCGAGGCGCAGCGGGACCGCTTCATGGCCCGGGTCTCCATCGGCTACCCCAGCATGGAGGCCGAGCTGGAGATGCTCGACGTGCACGCGGGCGTCAGCCCGCTGGACGACCTGCAGCCGGTCGCCCACGCGCACGAGATCGTCAAACTCGTCGACGCGGTACGGACGGTTCACGTGTCGCCGGCCGTGCGGCACTACGCGGTGAGCCTGGTCTCGGCCACCCGGGACCACCCGGACCTGAGACTCGGCGCCTCCCCACGCGCCACACTGCACCTGGTGCGCGCGGCCCGCGCCGCGGCGGCCCTGGACGGCCGGGACTACGTGCTCCCCGACGACGTCCAGACGCTGGCCGGCGCCGTGCTGGCGCACCGTCTGCTGCCGACCGCGCAGGCCCAGTTGAACCGGCGCACCCCGGAGCAGGTCGTCGCGGAGATCGTGCAGCGCACGCCGGTCCCCGACCCGTACGGCAGCCGGTGA
- a CDS encoding septum formation initiator family protein, whose translation MRRRTSAARSPFVLLIVLLLGGGLITLLLLNSAVNRDSFKLSELQKKTTQYTDEEQALQQEVDQYSAPDALDEQARDLGMVPGGNPAFLAPDGTVLGSPGAAPYVPAPSPSTAPATVAPSGSAAASLGPTTSASAKPSTSPEETP comes from the coding sequence GTGAGGCGGCGCACATCGGCGGCGCGCTCGCCCTTCGTCCTGCTGATCGTGCTGCTGCTGGGCGGCGGCCTGATCACCCTGCTGCTGCTCAACTCGGCGGTGAACCGGGACTCCTTCAAGCTCAGCGAGCTGCAGAAGAAGACCACCCAGTACACCGACGAGGAGCAGGCGCTGCAGCAGGAGGTCGACCAGTACTCGGCGCCGGACGCGCTGGACGAGCAGGCCCGCGACCTGGGCATGGTCCCCGGCGGCAACCCGGCGTTCCTCGCGCCCGACGGCACCGTCCTGGGCAGCCCCGGCGCCGCGCCGTACGTGCCGGCCCCCAGCCCGAGCACGGCGCCCGCCACCGTCGCGCCCAGCGGCTCCGCGGCCGCCTCCCTGGGCCCGACGACGTCCGCCTCCGCCAAGCCCAGCACGAGCCCCGAGGAGACCCCGTGA